The nucleotide sequence CAGATGAAGTGCATGATGGAAATTGCTCTTCAAATGGAAATCATCCTTTATCTTGCACTTTCTgtaaagcttcttttaatttgtccATGATTGCAATAGGGCCAGAGTAGTTATTGGTTTCTAGTTCTCCCAACATTTTTTGATATTCCAGAGGTAAATAGTTTTGCTTTGCTCCCATACACATAACCTGCACATAAAGTAAATGAGACTATGCTTAAAGAGGTTATCCGAcggcaggaaaaaaaacaaacaataaagtaCCAAACACATGTAAACACCATTAGGCATCCTCCTATGAATAATCgacttggaaaaaaattattatttcatgacaTACCACACCCCGATAAGATGGCAAAGCTGCTGGTTTACTCCCTGCAATAGTCTTTCAGCGCACGCTGAAACACTACAAACGCCAGAATGATCTTCTTTCACATAACTGGGAGCCGAGACCTGACCATATGACCACAAGGGTCTAGCACTAATACTCTGTTCTATAGCTAAGCCAATCACACGTCAGTACTAGACGTTCATCAATGTGAAAGATGGAAGTTAGGATGAAGCCAGTCCCTTGTTTCCTCTCTCCTTCATGTCTGCCTGTCACTGCATGGGGCTGGAAATTGTAATCTGTTCGGTAACTGCAGTCACAGAATGGAGCAGTCGCAGTGCCTGCCCCTTGCTATCACACGCTTGCTGACGCACCGAcacgaacgggaacaggaggcagccctcagtcacgtggggctgtgTCGACGCGTCATCAAATAAGAGGAAACTGCAGCACTGCTGGCACCACATGAACAGGTTATGTATCGGTGATTCCGcacacatttaaaaataaaagtatattgGTAAGTTGCTTCTTCCCAGATAATAGGAGGAATGATTACCCTTTTTAGgtctctggataacccctttttaaTTAAGCAGCACTATCTGCAGGTATTCAACCAATTATCTTTTAAAAGACAGTGACATTAACAGATACTGGAACTCTAGAATACAAATAGCTAGATCTTCAATCATAAGCTACTGATTGGCCATTGAGTGGTAAGCAGTGGGACATGATGACTGCAAAGCCGCTAGAACTTTAAAATGTGCGACTCTGTGGCAGACAATGGTGTAATAGACATTTGTGTCACAGTTTTTTAATGTTTCTTTGACTATCCAGTTATGTTGTCCATGCAATTGttccaacaaaaaatatatattatagagTGTGTCTGATTGTGGCAAAATATTTGAGTCTATGGTAAAccaaaccaaattttttttacacatgtaAAATGAGTTTTCACGTGTCAGCATAGTAATGAATAGCCTCCCAATATCAGACTGTGAGCAGTAATACAAATAAATACTTTGCATCTTACAGAATTCCAACTATAATCATTGGACCAGATGTTGGACCTATACAAAATTAAAGCGTTAAAACCCATTGGAGGTAAACATTTCCGATCCTATTCCCCTAGAAGGCTGACTGCCTCCAGACCAGTATTTATAAACATGGAATAAAAGTTATGCCTATGGCAGCTTCAGCAACATAAAGTCTTTAAGCtaatatatgtaaaggatctgccaggcacagcttcggggttaacgcccatagttaatcagtctgcacctgcttctatgtctgtgagactgaatcCATCTTCCacaactcagggtggcaggcttaggagtgggagaacctatcacagcctggccagacggagctaactcccgccctgtctatttatacctgcctttcctgttcctcctttgcttgtgattcttctcgtgtggtttcctggccctgctgcagcttcttgtaccattgtccttgcttcatattgaccccggcttgctgactactctcctgctctgcgtttggtacctcgtacactcctggtttgactcggcctgtttactactcttctgctctgcgtttggcacctcgtactctcctggtttgactcggcttgttcacttctcttgttgctcacggtgttgccgtgggcaactgcccctttctccccctagctctgtgtacccttgtctgtttgtctgtcgtgcacttattgagcgtagggaccgtcgcccacttgtaccccgtcgcctagagtgggtcgttgcaagtaggcagggactgagtggtcggtagattagggctcacttgtctgtctccccacccccgtcattacaatataggtatgtttaaaagggttgtcccatcaAAATGAAATCAAGTCAACGCGACTTGCTGAGCATTTAGAGCTTGTGAAGGCAAGCAATTATAAGCCATGGATCACGTTTTATAacatttattaaatatatttaacATGGATTACTGTGATTAAATATAATcagaagaaaatattttttttctgtgaatgGTCATGTTGAAAGGGAAGGCATCCTCCAATACATTACCACTACAATACCAGAATATAACATATCTATTACCTGCTTGTACTGGGGAGACGTCAGTCCATAAATACATTTATTCATTTTATAGCACCGGCAGACAAGCCCTTCATTTGCTGTCAGGACGCTGATCTCTATTGGTTGATAAATTCCACCAGCTACACCCTCCTGGCtagaaaatatggaaaaaaacaactttaatcccttaatgaccagcctattttaaaccttaatgaccaagacattttttacgtttttccatcgtcgcattccaagagctataacttttttatttttgcgtcgacatagctgtataaggtcttggtttttgcgggacaagttgtactttttaatagcaccattttgaggtacatattatttattgattaacttttatgaacttttttttgggggggggaaatagaataaaaactgaaatttcgccactctttttcgcgtcctaaatctacgccgtttaccgtgtggtataaataacacaatacctttattcagcgggttgttacgattacaacgataccaaatttgtatagtttttgtatgttttactacttttacacagtaaaaacactttttttctaaattatttgtttttgagtctccatatttgaagagccataacttttttattgttctgccgatgcagttgtatgagcgcttttttattgcgggacgacttgtagtttttattggtaccagtttggagtagatgcaactttttgatcactttttatcacattttttttaagtcaggattcacagaaaacagcaatttttccatagtttatttcattttttacggcgttcaccgtgcgggttaaataatgtaatacatttttagtcggggtcgttacggacgtggcgataccaaatatgtgtaacttttttactttattttggttttttaatagtaaagcagtttgtaaggggaaaagtgggtttttcattttttttttaattaactttattaaacatttttttaacttttttactagtcccactaggggactttaacatgcgattctccgatcgctattacaatacactgcaatacttttgtattgcagtgtattactgcccatccgtttaaaacggacaggcatctgctaggtcatgccggagccatcggagacacagacactcggcgatcttatcgccgggtgtcggtgggggagagagggaactGCCTCCCTCTCTccgaaaccactcagatgcggtgcacgctattgagcaccgcatctgaagggttaaacgggtgagatcgatactgatatctatctcacccggtcgagcagggacgcccccagccctcagctacctctggcccctgaaagcagggagatttgacagctccctgctcgggttacttattccgatgcagtgacgtaaaaagtctattgcattggaataaggcccgttagtgaccgacgtggaaacactatgggccggtcactaacgggttaatagtgTCTTAGATCCAATCCTGCTTTTGATGAAAGAgacctttttttgtgtaaaatgtGAATAGACTCTTACATGTCCAAAGAATCCAGACTAAAAATGTTCATTTTCCATACAACGCCCCAAACTTTATCACCCTCACTTTCCACCACTGTAGCCACTCCTCCATGCCATCGCGAGTTCTGGTTGCCTTTGTGGTTACCAAACGCAAGTTTGAAGTcctgaaaaaaaatcaaacaaactTTTACTACTGGTAGCAGGTACTGACACCATTAGAAATCAGTGTTGGCAACAGTTTCTATTGTTGCACAGATATTAAATGCTTATCTCCCAAAGGAACAAACAGATAAATCAAACTTGCCAAATTCTTCTAAAC is from Rhinoderma darwinii isolate aRhiDar2 chromosome 5, aRhiDar2.hap1, whole genome shotgun sequence and encodes:
- the GGCT gene encoding gamma-glutamylcyclotransferase, whose amino-acid sequence is MEGRNAAGLQPGADTFYYFAYGSNLLKERILLDNPSASFHSTAMLQDFKLAFGNHKGNQNSRWHGGVATVVESEGDKVWGVVWKMNIFSLDSLDIQEGVAGGIYQPIEISVLTANEGLVCRCYKMNKCIYGLTSPQYKQVMCMGAKQNYLPLEYQKMLGELETNNYSGPIAIMDKLKEALQKVQDKG